The Chryseobacterium shigense region TTAAGAACTCAATAGTATCAAATTAGAGGCCATAATCAGTTTTTTCTCATTCTTGATAACAGCATGTCTTTCTCGGAATAAATTAAAACTCCTGCATAAACAAGAAATAAAAGATTCCCTATCCAGAAATTGTAATCGAATAATTCTACAATCATATAACTGAAGACTGCTAAAAGGAGGATGAAAAATGATATTTTTTTCATTCTGTAAGGAATAGGGTAATACTTCTGACCTAGAAAATAGGAAAGAACCATCATAACAAAATAAGCGGCTAAAGTTACCCAGGCGGAAACCATAAAACCGTATTTTTTCAGAAATAAGAAATTCAGGGCAATGGTGATAATTGCTCCGGTCCAGGAAATATAGGTTCCTACTCTTGTTCTGTCTGTTACCTTATACCACGTGGAAAGATTATAATAAATGCCGAAGAATAAATTGGCAATTACAATGATGGGGATGATATTTATGGCAATCCAGTAGCTGCTGTTGGGAACCAGTAAAAGTTTTATCCATGAAACATTGGCAATGATTCCTAAGGCAACTATAGAAGCGAAGAACGAGAAATATTCGGTAACCTTAGCATAGGTGTTTTTGGCATTGTTGTTATTCATTTGCTTAAAAAAGAAGGGTTCTATTCCCATTCTGTATGCAGTAACAAAAAGCGTCATAAGCACGGCCATTTTATAGCATCCTCCATAAGCGCCTGCCTCGGCATCATTGATAATGAATTTCTGAATGAACTTATCAAAATTCTCATTCACCATAAATGCCAGTCCGGCAATCATTACCGGCCACGAATACTTGATCATTTGCAGAAAAAGATCCTTTGAAAACTGAAATTTAACCTTTAAAATGACAGGTAAAACAAGCAGGAATCCTAAAAAGCTGGCTGCGAGATTACTGTAAAAAGGATAAGATACTTTTTCTTTTAAACCTAATTTTAATGAAAATTCCTGTGGGATATAAAGAAATAATGCAATAGCAAAAATACTCTGGAAAACGGCCTGTATCACTCTGATAGCAGTATATTTGATGGGCCTGTTATGAAATCTGAACCATGCCAGAGGAATAACGAGGATATTGTCAAAGAAGGCAATCCACGCGAACCACCGGATAAATTCCGGGGTTTTTTCGTAACCGAAAACATTTGCAATGGGTTGGTTGAATAATAAAACAAGTATTAAAAAAACAGTTGATAAACCTGTCAGAAACCAGAATGACGTATTGAAAACTTTCTGCTCATTATCCTTATCGGAGGAAAATCTGAAATAAGCGGTTTCAAAACCAAAGGAAAGGACAATATTTACAAAGGATATCAACGCGTAGAGATTGGTAAATATGGCAAAATCGCTGTTATTGATGTTCTTAATAAACAGGTAATTGAGCAATACAACAATGATCCTCGGCATAATGGCCCCAATTCCATAGATAATCGTCTCGTTGAGAAGTTTTTTCAATGTGTGAAATTTTATGCAAATGTAAATATTTAGAAATTGATTTATAATCGGAAACATTAAAATTCATTCATAAACCTTAATTTTGCTTTTGATACAAATTAGATATTATAACTCTGGTTTTTCTAGCTTCTA contains the following coding sequences:
- a CDS encoding lipopolysaccharide biosynthesis protein, with amino-acid sequence MKKLLNETIIYGIGAIMPRIIVVLLNYLFIKNINNSDFAIFTNLYALISFVNIVLSFGFETAYFRFSSDKDNEQKVFNTSFWFLTGLSTVFLILVLLFNQPIANVFGYEKTPEFIRWFAWIAFFDNILVIPLAWFRFHNRPIKYTAIRVIQAVFQSIFAIALFLYIPQEFSLKLGLKEKVSYPFYSNLAASFLGFLLVLPVILKVKFQFSKDLFLQMIKYSWPVMIAGLAFMVNENFDKFIQKFIINDAEAGAYGGCYKMAVLMTLFVTAYRMGIEPFFFKQMNNNNAKNTYAKVTEYFSFFASIVALGIIANVSWIKLLLVPNSSYWIAINIIPIIVIANLFFGIYYNLSTWYKVTDRTRVGTYISWTGAIITIALNFLFLKKYGFMVSAWVTLAAYFVMMVLSYFLGQKYYPIPYRMKKISFFILLLAVFSYMIVELFDYNFWIGNLLFLVYAGVLIYSEKDMLLSRMRKN